One window from the genome of Acidimicrobiales bacterium encodes:
- a CDS encoding lysophospholipid acyltransferase family protein: protein LENVPADGPAILAGNHLSFIDSFFLPLVLRRRITFVAKAEYFDDPKTAWFFRAVGQIPIKRGDGHASARALETAKEVVNAGGLFGIYPEGTRSPDGRLYKGHTGVARLAADTGAPVIAVAMVGTDEAQPIGRILPRVFRTIRVRFSEPRHLQADGGRPDPLMLRRFTDQVMFSLQELSGQEYVNRYAKRAEAVGVAEVSRPHPVAPAGKSPVPSFVGAGAGAGAGLAV, encoded by the coding sequence GCCTCGAGAACGTGCCGGCGGATGGCCCCGCCATCCTGGCGGGGAACCATCTCTCGTTCATCGACTCGTTCTTCCTGCCCCTCGTGCTGCGCCGCCGGATCACCTTCGTCGCCAAGGCGGAGTACTTCGACGATCCCAAGACGGCCTGGTTCTTCCGGGCGGTGGGCCAGATCCCGATCAAGAGGGGGGACGGGCACGCCTCGGCGCGGGCGTTGGAGACGGCCAAGGAGGTCGTCAACGCCGGCGGCCTCTTCGGGATCTACCCGGAGGGAACCCGCTCCCCGGACGGGCGGCTCTACAAGGGCCACACCGGAGTGGCCCGCCTGGCGGCGGACACCGGGGCTCCGGTGATCGCCGTGGCGATGGTGGGCACGGACGAGGCGCAGCCCATCGGGCGGATCCTGCCCCGGGTGTTCCGCACCATCCGGGTGCGGTTCTCCGAGCCTCGCCACCTGCAGGCCGACGGGGGGCGGCCCGACCCGCTGATGCTGCGGCGCTTCACCGACCAGGTCATGTTCAGCCTGCAGGAGCTCTCGGGCCAGGAGTACGTCAACCGCTACGCCAAGCGCGCCGAGGCGGTGGGAGTGGCCGAGGTCAGCCGGCCCCATCCGGTGGCGCCGGCGGGGAAGTCACCGGTGCCGAGCTTCGTCGGCGCCGGGGCCGGCGCCGGAGCCGGTCTGGCCGTCTAG